One genomic window of Gammaproteobacteria bacterium includes the following:
- the ccmA gene encoding cytochrome c biogenesis heme-transporting ATPase CcmA — protein MLTAYDLESVRNDQVIFSSVNFTLFPGEILHISGANGCGKSTLLHILMGLLLPEKGEVRWRDVLIGECAAAYQAQLLYIGHKIGVKNTLTVRENLQLAAKLGKGVLDLDLQQALRYFNLHSLQDMVCAHLSAGQRQRVALTRLLILEAGLWILDEPFTAIDSESVVLLQDLIQQQVQRGGMVVLTSHQPFALPGVKELRLC, from the coding sequence GTGTTAACCGCTTATGATTTAGAATCCGTCCGCAACGATCAAGTCATCTTCTCTTCAGTGAATTTTACACTATTTCCGGGTGAAATATTGCATATTTCTGGTGCTAATGGTTGTGGTAAGTCAACATTATTGCATATTTTAATGGGTCTGTTATTGCCTGAAAAGGGTGAGGTGCGTTGGCGGGATGTTTTAATTGGTGAATGCGCAGCCGCTTATCAGGCGCAATTGCTGTATATTGGCCATAAAATTGGTGTCAAAAATACTTTAACAGTACGAGAAAATTTGCAATTAGCTGCTAAATTGGGAAAGGGGGTACTGGATTTAGATTTGCAGCAGGCGTTGCGCTATTTTAATTTACACAGTTTGCAAGATATGGTGTGTGCGCATTTGTCGGCTGGACAACGGCAGCGTGTTGCATTGACGCGGTTGTTGATTTTGGAAGCGGGGTTGTGGATTTTAGATGAGCCGTTTACGGCAATTGATAGCGAGAGTGTCGTGTTATTGCAGGATTTGATACAGCAACAAGTACAGCGTGGGGGGATGGTGGTGTTGACCAGTCATCAGCCGTTTGCGCTGCCGGGGGTGAAGGAGCTGCGATTGTGTTGA
- the ccmD gene encoding heme exporter protein CcmD: MMAANFSGFWNFLHMGGYGVYVWPAYGIVALVLLLQVWQARKVFFRFLIKCRRVNSASQEKESRNSHETTS; the protein is encoded by the coding sequence ATGATGGCTGCAAATTTTAGTGGTTTTTGGAATTTTCTGCATATGGGTGGGTATGGTGTTTATGTTTGGCCGGCGTATGGCATTGTGGCTTTGGTTTTGCTGTTGCAGGTTTGGCAGGCGCGCAAGGTCTTCTTCAGATTTTTGATAAAATGTCGGCGTGTCAATTCAGCTTCTCAAGAAAAAGAATCTAGAAATTCCCATGAAACCACATCGTAG
- a CDS encoding DsbE family thiol:disulfide interchange protein, with translation MRYIITIFTLLLFIVLMTFLWRGLKRDPHELPSALIGKPVPEFNYASLLRKEGSLSNKMFLGHVSLLNVWATWCITCHAEHPVLMDIAHSGVVTVYGLNYKDDFFQATDWLKKYGNPYADVIFDGKGTLAIDFGVYGTPETFVIDSKGIIRDKYIGAISPDVWKNKIEPEVLRLQGKS, from the coding sequence ATGCGCTACATTATTACGATTTTTACATTACTATTATTTATAGTGCTCATGACGTTTTTATGGCGGGGGCTGAAGCGTGATCCTCATGAGTTGCCGTCAGCACTGATTGGGAAACCGGTTCCTGAATTTAACTATGCGAGTTTGTTGCGCAAAGAAGGCTCTCTTAGCAATAAAATGTTTTTAGGGCATGTGTCGTTGTTAAATGTGTGGGCGACTTGGTGTATTACTTGCCATGCAGAGCATCCGGTGTTGATGGATATTGCGCACTCTGGTGTAGTGACTGTGTATGGATTGAATTATAAGGATGATTTTTTCCAAGCAACCGATTGGCTAAAAAAATATGGTAATCCGTATGCGGATGTTATTTTTGATGGCAAGGGGACGTTGGCTATTGATTTTGGGGTTTATGGGACGCCTGAGACGTTTGTGATTGATAGTAAGGGAATTATTCGAGATAAATATATAGGTGCTATTAGTCCTGATGTTTGGAAAAATAAAATTGAACCTGAAGTGTTGAGACTGCAAGGTAAAAGTTAA
- a CDS encoding DUF378 domain-containing protein: protein MAKATSTISLIAFILLVTGGINWGLIGIFNFNLVAFIFHSIPIVERIIYILVGISALYLIYERCK, encoded by the coding sequence ATGGCAAAAGCGACATCAACAATCAGTCTGATTGCTTTCATACTCTTGGTGACTGGAGGTATAAACTGGGGATTGATAGGAATATTTAACTTTAACCTAGTTGCTTTTATATTTCATTCCATACCTATAGTTGAAAGAATAATCTATATTTTAGTCGGTATCAGCGCCCTGTATTTAATCTATGAACGCTGCAAATGA
- the ccmB gene encoding heme exporter protein CcmB: protein MHTISTLVCVIRYELLSAYRYKADWVNAWLFFILVVSLFPLAVTPDSALLHLIAPGLIWVAALLSMLLSLGNFLRPDYEDGSLAALLLSPHALPLLILAKTTAHWLISALPLILIAPILALTLHLSAWEIVSLLFTLLLGTPVLSLLSAIAMSLTVALRNNTVLLTLLILPWCVPVLVFGTGAVIDAGSGVSNVGALALLGAMLFLAITLAPLAAGAALKLYEY from the coding sequence ATGCATACAATATCAACTTTAGTCTGTGTCATTCGTTATGAGCTGCTGTCTGCTTATCGTTATAAAGCTGATTGGGTGAATGCTTGGCTGTTTTTTATTCTGGTTGTGAGTTTGTTTCCTTTAGCAGTAACGCCGGATAGCGCTTTATTGCATTTAATTGCTCCAGGCTTGATCTGGGTGGCTGCCTTATTGTCCATGTTACTTTCTTTGGGGAATTTTTTGCGGCCGGATTATGAGGATGGTAGTTTGGCGGCATTATTATTAAGTCCCCATGCATTGCCATTGTTGATATTAGCCAAAACTACGGCACATTGGTTGATAAGCGCCTTACCTTTGATATTGATTGCGCCGATTTTAGCATTGACGCTGCATTTGTCAGCCTGGGAAATAGTGAGTTTACTCTTTACATTGCTTTTGGGAACCCCGGTGTTGAGTTTGTTAAGCGCGATAGCCATGTCGTTGACAGTGGCCTTGCGCAATAACACGGTCTTGCTGACTTTGCTCATTTTGCCGTGGTGTGTGCCGGTGCTGGTGTTTGGTACAGGAGCAGTGATTGATGCGGGCTCTGGTGTGTCAAATGTAGGCGCCTTGGCGCTATTGGGTGCTATGCTATTTTTGGCGATTACGTTGGCGCCATTGGCGGCGGGTGCGGCGTTAAAATTGTATGAATATTAG
- a CDS encoding heme lyase CcmF/NrfE family subunit, translated as MIPEFGHFALILALCLAVSQSLIPLIGASFRKPAWMQLARPLAYGQCLFVAFAFSALAYSFVSNDFSVAYVASNSNSQLPWIYRICAVWGAHEGSLLLWVFLLSGWMSAVAVFSRSLPLITRARVLAVLGMISTGFLLFLLLTSNPFLRLLPNVPADGQDLNPLLQDPGLVIHPPMLYMGYVGFAVAFAFAIAALMNGRLDAAWACWSKPWTLVAWCFLTFGIILGSWWAYRELGWGGWWFWDPVENASFLPWLAGTALIHSLSVTGARDAFKAWTALLAICTFSLSLLGTFLVRSGVLISVHAFAVDPLRGVFMLVFLGLVIGAALLLYAFRAHTVRRDIRFNLYSRESMLLANNLLLTMAMLTILLGTLYPLIVDGLNLEKISVGPPYFNLVFVPFMVCVLVFMGLAPLSRWANTDARTVMRKMWLVLVMAVGLACLLPWVVVGRLNLGVVVGLGLALWVIIATLQHVLVRRGRFIGLKRLSRSGWGMVVAHVGVAVCVCGVVLTTHYSEEQQVRMNPGDSVSLGSYVVRFLGVRDLQGANYSGVAGGVIVSRSGRAVAFLQPEQRVYSVQKTALAKTAIDVGLFRDVYVALGEPLDHQAWSLRVYYKPFVRWIWGGGLMIILGGILALMDRRYRVRV; from the coding sequence ATGATTCCTGAGTTTGGGCATTTTGCGTTGATTTTGGCTTTGTGTTTGGCGGTATCGCAGTCATTGATTCCGCTGATCGGCGCGAGCTTTAGAAAACCAGCTTGGATGCAACTCGCTCGTCCTTTGGCTTATGGTCAATGTTTGTTTGTCGCTTTTGCCTTCAGTGCCTTAGCTTATAGTTTTGTCAGTAATGATTTCTCTGTGGCCTATGTTGCCAGTAATTCCAACTCACAATTACCCTGGATTTACCGCATCTGCGCGGTATGGGGGGCGCATGAAGGTTCGTTATTGTTGTGGGTATTCTTATTAAGTGGCTGGATGAGTGCAGTGGCGGTTTTTAGCCGCAGTCTGCCGCTTATTACTCGAGCGCGGGTATTGGCAGTTTTGGGTATGATTAGTACCGGGTTTTTATTATTTTTGCTGCTGACGTCTAATCCATTTTTGCGTTTGTTACCGAATGTTCCTGCCGATGGACAGGATTTAAATCCTTTGCTGCAAGATCCAGGTTTGGTGATTCATCCGCCGATGCTATACATGGGTTATGTGGGATTTGCTGTGGCTTTTGCATTTGCGATTGCTGCTTTGATGAATGGGCGCTTGGATGCGGCTTGGGCGTGTTGGTCTAAGCCATGGACCTTGGTGGCTTGGTGCTTTCTGACTTTTGGGATTATTTTGGGGAGTTGGTGGGCTTATCGGGAATTGGGTTGGGGGGGCTGGTGGTTTTGGGACCCAGTGGAAAATGCTTCATTTTTGCCTTGGTTGGCGGGTACGGCGTTGATCCATTCATTGTCGGTCACGGGGGCGCGGGATGCGTTTAAAGCCTGGACGGCATTACTGGCTATTTGTACTTTTTCTTTGAGTTTGCTCGGTACTTTTTTGGTGCGTTCTGGGGTTTTGATTTCAGTGCATGCATTTGCCGTGGATCCGTTGCGCGGTGTATTTATGTTGGTATTTTTGGGGTTGGTTATTGGGGCTGCGTTGTTGCTTTATGCGTTTCGGGCGCATACGGTGCGTCGGGATATCCGCTTTAATCTGTATTCGCGTGAAAGTATGTTGTTAGCGAATAATTTGTTGTTGACGATGGCGATGTTGACGATTTTGTTGGGGACGTTATATCCGCTGATAGTGGATGGTTTGAACTTAGAAAAAATTTCGGTGGGTCCGCCGTACTTTAATTTGGTATTTGTGCCATTTATGGTGTGTGTGTTGGTGTTTATGGGGTTGGCGCCGTTGTCGCGTTGGGCAAATACGGATGCGCGTACGGTGATGAGGAAAATGTGGCTGGTATTGGTGATGGCTGTTGGGTTGGCGTGCTTGCTGCCTTGGGTGGTAGTTGGGCGGTTGAATTTGGGTGTAGTTGTTGGGTTGGGGTTGGCATTGTGGGTCATTATTGCAACTTTGCAGCATGTGTTGGTTAGGCGGGGGCGATTTATTGGGTTAAAGCGGTTGTCGCGTAGTGGTTGGGGTATGGTGGTGGCGCATGTAGGAGTAGCGGTTTGTGTCTGTGGGGTAGTTTTGACTACGCATTATAGTGAAGAGCAGCAGGTGCGTATGAATCCAGGGGATAGCGTGAGTCTTGGTAGTTATGTGGTTAGATTTTTAGGGGTTAGGGATTTGCAGGGGGCGAATTATTCGGGTGTTGCAGGTGGGGTGATTGTGAGTAGGAGCGGGCGGGCGGTGGCTTTTTTGCAGCCTGAGCAGCGGGTTTATTCTGTTCAGAAAACGGCTTTGGCGAAAACGGCGATTGATGTGGGGTTGTTTCGGGATGTGTATGTGGCGCTGGGCGAGCCGTTGGATCATCAAGCTTGGTCATTGCGGGTTTATTATAAGCCATTTGTGCGTTGGATTTGGGGAGGAGGATTGATGATTATTTTGGGGGGGATATTGGCGCTGATGGATAGGCGGTATCGGGTTAGAGTATAG
- a CDS encoding HlyD family secretion protein translates to MKNNTGDAIDKPTNPILAFKKKLIIVLVAVLMVGSFSYWLYDRRFVSTDDAYINANVVQIASRVSGQVAHINTFNHQYVKQGQVLFALDTQPFEIALDKAQAELAINEAQRLGAQLTVNRNLELIKKHAMSPQTVDDSITKLDTWTGGVQMANTLVSQAKLDLQHTKILAPVSGWIANMSLRAGNMVEANRPLFALISDEEFWIDANFKETQMAHIRQGQRVDIVIDMYPDKKFSGVVESISPNSGNAFSLLPPQNATGNWVKVTQRVPVRVRVLTVDPHYPLRVGATASVKIYVRS, encoded by the coding sequence GTGAAAAACAATACTGGTGATGCGATTGATAAACCGACAAACCCTATTCTCGCATTCAAGAAAAAATTAATCATAGTCCTAGTGGCTGTTCTCATGGTGGGTAGCTTTAGCTATTGGCTTTATGATCGGCGCTTTGTCAGTACCGATGATGCGTATATTAATGCCAATGTCGTGCAAATTGCCTCTCGGGTCAGTGGTCAAGTGGCCCATATAAATACCTTTAATCATCAATATGTTAAACAAGGCCAAGTCCTATTTGCCTTAGATACGCAGCCTTTTGAAATTGCACTGGATAAAGCTCAGGCTGAATTGGCGATCAATGAAGCCCAGCGCTTGGGTGCCCAGTTAACAGTCAATAGAAATTTGGAATTGATAAAAAAACACGCCATGTCTCCCCAGACTGTGGATGATTCCATCACTAAATTGGATACTTGGACCGGTGGCGTGCAAATGGCCAATACCCTAGTGTCTCAGGCAAAGCTGGATTTACAGCATACTAAAATCCTAGCGCCGGTGAGTGGCTGGATTGCTAATATGAGTTTGCGTGCCGGTAATATGGTTGAAGCGAACCGGCCATTGTTTGCCTTGATTAGTGATGAAGAATTTTGGATTGATGCTAATTTTAAAGAAACGCAAATGGCGCATATTCGTCAAGGTCAGCGAGTTGATATTGTGATTGATATGTATCCAGACAAGAAGTTTTCAGGTGTCGTTGAAAGTATCAGCCCGAACAGCGGTAATGCATTCTCTTTGCTGCCGCCGCAAAATGCGACCGGGAACTGGGTAAAAGTGACTCAACGTGTGCCAGTGCGCGTCAGGGTGTTGACTGTAGACCCGCATTATCCACTCAGGGTGGGTGCAACCGCATCGGTCAAAATTTATGTCCGCTCTTGA
- a CDS encoding DHA2 family efflux MFS transporter permease subunit: MSALETSSQALSLPGASKSKIEASAFSNTERWLIIIAVMSATIMQVLDTTIINVALPHMQGSLGAAPDQISWTLTSYLVASAIFMPLTGYLSDKIGQKKYLLICIAGFTLVSSLCGAATSLTEIIVFRMLQGIFGAGLVPLSQSIMGNVYSGKERNKGTAIWGMGVMIAPILGPTLGGYLTDIASWRWTFYVNVPIGILAFFLAWQVVPDSDRKERRMDWIGLVLISLAIGATQYVLDRGSQVDWFSSDVICVATVLAIGGLIGFLLHSLPPGKQMVFDIRIFADRNFTLSCLILLLLGTSLYGVTVLLPLLLENLLNYPVSTTGLVLAPRGIASLLSIVVVGRLAPRLGTAGIMILGILFTAAGTWLSTYYSVMISPGWATSVSMVQGFGLGMVFYPIITVAFATLPTRMHTEAAGLFSLVRVLSGSIGISMTMSLLTNYGQVSWNRLGGFINPYNPALYQYLEHLGLKPTDAQGAALLSGELLTQTQMVAFINVFAVIALTLLLILPLVLLLRGGKHAPLEGSATLLD, encoded by the coding sequence ATGTCCGCTCTTGAGACTTCCTCCCAAGCCCTTTCTCTCCCCGGAGCGTCAAAATCCAAGATCGAGGCGAGTGCCTTTTCGAATACAGAACGTTGGCTGATTATCATCGCGGTTATGTCCGCTACTATCATGCAGGTGTTAGATACCACGATTATCAATGTGGCTTTGCCGCATATGCAGGGGTCATTGGGCGCCGCGCCCGATCAGATTAGTTGGACTTTGACTAGTTATCTGGTGGCTTCGGCTATTTTTATGCCGTTGACTGGCTATCTCAGCGATAAAATTGGGCAAAAGAAATATTTATTGATCTGTATTGCTGGGTTCACCCTGGTGTCCTCACTGTGTGGTGCTGCGACTTCTTTGACAGAAATTATTGTGTTTCGGATGTTGCAGGGGATTTTTGGTGCGGGTTTAGTGCCCTTATCCCAGTCGATTATGGGAAATGTTTATAGCGGTAAAGAACGTAATAAAGGCACGGCTATTTGGGGTATGGGGGTGATGATTGCGCCTATACTGGGTCCGACATTAGGGGGGTATTTAACGGATATTGCCAGTTGGCGTTGGACGTTTTATGTCAATGTACCCATAGGAATTTTAGCCTTTTTCTTAGCCTGGCAGGTTGTGCCGGATAGTGACAGAAAAGAACGGCGTATGGATTGGATAGGGCTGGTATTGATTTCTCTTGCGATTGGCGCGACACAGTATGTTTTAGATAGAGGCAGCCAGGTTGATTGGTTTAGTTCGGATGTGATCTGTGTAGCTACGGTGTTGGCTATAGGCGGTTTGATTGGATTTTTATTGCATAGTTTGCCGCCGGGTAAGCAGATGGTGTTTGACATACGTATATTTGCTGACCGTAATTTTACGCTAAGCTGTTTAATATTATTGTTGTTGGGTACGAGCTTGTATGGCGTGACGGTATTGCTGCCGTTGTTGCTGGAAAATTTATTAAATTATCCGGTGTCGACCACCGGTTTGGTGTTGGCGCCGCGGGGTATTGCTAGTTTGTTAAGTATTGTGGTCGTTGGGCGCCTTGCACCAAGATTAGGTACTGCGGGAATCATGATTTTGGGCATTTTATTTACGGCGGCCGGCACTTGGTTAAGTACTTATTATTCTGTGATGATTAGTCCGGGATGGGCAACTTCAGTGTCGATGGTTCAGGGGTTTGGATTGGGTATGGTGTTTTATCCGATTATCACGGTGGCATTTGCAACATTGCCAACTAGAATGCATACGGAAGCTGCGGGTTTATTTAGCTTGGTTCGAGTGCTCAGCGGTTCTATCGGTATTTCCATGACTATGTCGTTATTAACGAATTATGGTCAAGTGTCCTGGAACCGGCTGGGTGGATTTATTAATCCTTACAATCCGGCTTTGTATCAATACCTAGAGCATTTAGGGTTAAAGCCGACGGATGCACAAGGGGCGGCATTATTAAGTGGTGAATTATTAACTCAAACACAAATGGTGGCATTTATTAATGTATTTGCGGTGATTGCCTTGACGCTTTTATTGATATTGCCATTGGTGTTGTTGTTAAGGGGCGGGAAGCATGCGCCTTTGGAAGGTTCTGCTACTTTGTTGGATTAG
- the ccmE gene encoding cytochrome c maturation protein CcmE: MKPHRRRRLYFIIAILVGVSMAVSLAIYALGQNVNLYYTPTQLYLLKTPPPQTLRIGGMVKAGSFVRDANSLKVRFVLTDYQHEVLVHYTGILPALFRENQGIVVQGKLNVPGVFIADQVLAKHDEKYMPPGIKKHDS; encoded by the coding sequence ATGAAACCACATCGTAGAAGACGTCTTTATTTTATCATCGCTATTTTAGTGGGTGTCAGTATGGCTGTGAGCTTAGCCATTTATGCACTGGGTCAGAATGTCAATTTATATTACACGCCCACGCAACTTTATTTGCTAAAAACGCCGCCGCCGCAAACATTGCGCATCGGTGGTATGGTAAAAGCAGGCAGCTTTGTGCGTGATGCCAATAGCCTTAAGGTACGTTTTGTGTTGACTGATTATCAGCATGAGGTGTTAGTGCATTACACGGGTATTTTGCCGGCATTGTTTCGTGAGAATCAGGGCATCGTGGTGCAGGGTAAGCTCAATGTGCCAGGTGTTTTTATAGCCGATCAAGTATTGGCAAAACATGATGAAAAATATATGCCCCCGGGAATCAAAAAACATGATTCCTGA
- a CDS encoding heme ABC transporter permease, with translation MFNPFCQLANLMWTFINKSASPRSFFYFAGRLLPWLWVVCLILLAYGVVAGLYWAPPDYQQGDAYRIIFIHVPSAALSLSVFVIMAVMAAIHLIWRLKLADVVATASAPVGAWFAFLALVTGSLWGKPMWGTWWIWDARLTSELVLLFLYLGIIALRSAIANKDAAGRACSILTLVGVVDIPIIHYSVYWWNTLHQKATLLKLAKPSMDASMLYPLLAMLMAFYLYYLAVMLMRARAEILRREVRTEWVKAVGVKN, from the coding sequence ATTTTCAATCCATTCTGCCAACTAGCTAACCTTATGTGGACTTTTATCAACAAATCAGCCTCACCGCGATCTTTTTTCTATTTTGCCGGTCGATTACTTCCTTGGCTTTGGGTAGTATGCCTTATTCTCCTGGCTTATGGTGTGGTGGCGGGATTATATTGGGCGCCGCCTGATTATCAGCAGGGTGATGCTTATCGTATTATTTTTATTCATGTACCCAGCGCTGCGTTGTCTTTATCAGTATTTGTTATTATGGCGGTGATGGCGGCAATCCATTTGATATGGCGGCTTAAATTGGCCGATGTGGTGGCGACAGCCAGTGCACCAGTGGGCGCGTGGTTTGCGTTTTTGGCTTTGGTGACGGGGTCGCTTTGGGGTAAGCCCATGTGGGGTACATGGTGGATATGGGATGCGCGCCTGACTTCTGAATTGGTGCTGTTATTTTTATATTTGGGTATTATTGCGCTGCGTTCGGCGATTGCCAATAAAGATGCAGCGGGTCGAGCCTGCAGTATTTTAACGCTGGTAGGCGTGGTGGATATTCCTATCATTCATTATTCCGTCTATTGGTGGAATACCTTGCATCAAAAAGCCACCTTATTGAAATTGGCAAAGCCCAGTATGGATGCCAGCATGTTATATCCGTTGTTGGCGATGCTAATGGCTTTTTATTTATATTATTTAGCAGTGATGCTAATGCGCGCGCGTGCGGAAATATTGCGGCGTGAAGTCAGGACTGAGTGGGTTAAAGCTGTGGGTGTTAAAAATTAA
- a CDS encoding mechanosensitive ion channel domain-containing protein gives MFRRLLLLLSALSILTSLSAAADITTLVHNLDAAHNFDLSHEFEPTAANKTLNKYSPHFITTATISELRNALVQLTKLQIQAKKCVDYNTTELSDLDKRLTAITPAPNPGETKKLPLTSEQKFLYGKKDQLTNQLSDCRLFLLRSDDTITLLAGNLRTHVKTELLYQETTVLANLTEIPTDLEEFYHNFNLSLFLDQSGFYLFNKTQLIVLACLFLVGIIASIRIRNVLKHLIGAKTNTGFYAQLKQALLCIIQKYIIYFLPISLFALFITIITPSLKEPSYLACLSYAILAYLLFLMVIRFFFYPPKPAKGFSTLPDALAKSLVRRLKMLGALCILAYLSYLVFHPQSVPDHLGDLAQTVFISLVTINLIAIIWLVKKLPKMLYHFQILRSLISIFLSFLLVVILVAEWMGFHILAAWLLFGISITVFSAFIAKTIQKLVFVTFSDTEGQEGGWIPKFKRLLGLRSYDPLPELLWFRALLFVLIWLGFFVSLLKAWGLAQTNLQLLISTFLQGFQIANINIIPSRIFFAALLFILLSLTTRVLRNYVARRGAPVAQGNRESLASIVGYIGIAIALLISLLIAGVNFSGLAIIAGALSVGIGFGLQNIVNNFVSGLILLIERPIKPGDRIIVGDTEGYVRRISIRSTQIVTLQRADVIIPNSDLTSKQVTNYMLYDTNYKIIISVGVAYGSDLELVKKLLLEIANAHPSVINYIKDHEPSVYFTKFGDNSLEFQLWCMITDVNNRGTIITDINFAIDKAFREHNIDIAFPQREITVRNWPIPEKDLPK, from the coding sequence ATGTTCCGACGTTTGCTGCTCCTACTATCCGCATTATCCATTTTAACCAGCCTTTCTGCTGCAGCGGATATCACCACTTTAGTACATAACCTCGACGCTGCGCATAATTTTGATTTAAGCCATGAGTTTGAACCCACCGCCGCCAATAAAACCTTAAACAAATACAGCCCCCACTTTATCACTACCGCCACCATCTCTGAGCTGAGAAATGCCTTAGTACAGTTAACCAAACTGCAGATACAAGCTAAAAAATGCGTCGATTACAACACCACTGAACTTAGCGACCTCGATAAACGTTTAACCGCCATCACACCAGCACCCAACCCAGGAGAAACCAAAAAACTTCCCTTAACTTCAGAACAAAAATTTCTTTACGGCAAAAAAGATCAGCTAACCAATCAATTATCCGATTGCCGGTTATTTCTATTACGTTCCGACGATACCATAACCCTGTTGGCAGGCAATTTAAGAACCCATGTGAAAACCGAGTTGCTTTATCAAGAAACCACTGTCTTAGCCAACTTAACCGAAATTCCTACCGATCTTGAGGAGTTTTATCATAATTTCAATCTATCATTATTTCTAGACCAAAGTGGTTTTTACCTATTTAACAAAACACAACTCATCGTTTTAGCCTGTCTATTCCTAGTGGGAATTATTGCCAGTATTCGCATCAGAAACGTACTTAAACACCTAATTGGCGCCAAAACAAATACTGGATTTTATGCTCAACTGAAACAAGCCTTACTTTGCATCATACAAAAATATATTATCTATTTTCTACCTATTAGCTTATTTGCTTTATTTATTACTATTATCACGCCTTCTCTCAAAGAACCCTCTTATTTGGCTTGCCTGAGTTATGCCATCTTGGCGTATTTATTATTCCTCATGGTCATTCGTTTTTTCTTTTACCCACCTAAGCCTGCAAAAGGTTTCAGCACCCTACCTGATGCTTTAGCCAAATCACTGGTGCGACGTTTAAAAATGTTGGGTGCGCTTTGCATTTTAGCCTATCTCAGTTATCTAGTATTTCATCCACAATCTGTGCCTGACCATCTAGGAGATTTGGCACAAACCGTGTTTATTTCCTTGGTCACGATCAATCTGATTGCTATTATTTGGCTGGTAAAAAAACTGCCAAAAATGCTTTATCACTTTCAAATATTACGCTCGCTTATCAGCATTTTCTTAAGCTTTTTACTAGTAGTGATTCTAGTAGCCGAATGGATGGGATTTCATATTCTGGCCGCCTGGCTGCTGTTTGGTATTTCAATCACCGTGTTCAGCGCCTTCATTGCCAAAACCATTCAAAAATTAGTTTTTGTAACCTTCTCTGACACTGAAGGACAAGAAGGTGGCTGGATTCCTAAATTCAAACGCCTCTTGGGCTTAAGATCCTATGATCCTTTACCGGAATTGTTGTGGTTTCGCGCCTTGTTATTCGTGTTGATCTGGCTGGGATTTTTTGTTTCGCTACTTAAAGCCTGGGGATTGGCACAAACTAACCTGCAACTTTTAATCAGCACCTTCCTGCAAGGATTTCAAATTGCCAATATTAACATTATCCCCTCACGCATTTTTTTCGCCGCCCTGTTATTTATCCTGTTATCACTCACCACCCGCGTCTTGCGCAATTATGTCGCAAGACGCGGGGCCCCAGTAGCCCAGGGCAATCGCGAATCTTTAGCCTCAATTGTCGGCTATATCGGTATCGCCATCGCCTTGTTAATCAGTTTGTTAATTGCTGGTGTTAATTTTTCCGGTTTAGCCATTATTGCCGGCGCATTATCTGTCGGTATCGGTTTTGGTCTGCAGAATATTGTTAACAACTTTGTCTCCGGTTTAATACTACTCATAGAACGGCCGATTAAACCAGGAGATCGCATTATAGTCGGCGACACTGAAGGCTATGTACGCCGCATCAGTATCCGCTCAACACAAATTGTCACATTACAACGTGCTGACGTCATCATCCCCAACTCAGATTTAACGTCCAAGCAAGTGACCAACTATATGTTGTATGATACCAATTATAAAATTATTATTTCCGTCGGTGTGGCTTATGGCAGCGATCTCGAATTAGTCAAAAAACTGTTGCTGGAAATTGCCAACGCTCATCCCAGTGTCATTAACTATATAAAAGATCATGAACCTTCTGTCTATTTTACGAAGTTTGGCGATAATAGCCTTGAGTTTCAATTATGGTGTATGATTACCGATGTGAATAACCGTGGTACCATCATTACCGATATTAATTTCGCCATTGATAAAGCCTTCCGTGAGCACAATATAGATATCGCTTTTCCGCAGCGAGAAATTACTGTTCGTAATTGGCCAATACCAGAAAAAGACCTGCCCAAATAA